The following coding sequences are from one Pseudomonadota bacterium window:
- a CDS encoding CBS domain-containing protein → MLIVKDIMKTNVITVMPETEIVQAAKLLLENHINGVPVIDTSGKLVGILCQSDIISQQKKFPIPTLFTFLDGFIPLTSMKHIEKEVQKIAAITVGQAMTVNPVTVKPDTSIEVVAALMVDNNFHTLPVIDDGKLIGIVGKEDVLRTIIPKNGI, encoded by the coding sequence ATGTTAATAGTAAAAGACATAATGAAAACCAACGTAATAACAGTTATGCCCGAAACTGAAATTGTACAAGCTGCAAAACTTCTTCTTGAAAATCATATAAATGGAGTTCCTGTTATAGATACGAGTGGAAAACTTGTAGGTATTTTATGCCAAAGTGATATAATTTCACAACAAAAAAAATTCCCTATTCCAACTTTGTTTACATTTCTTGATGGATTTATACCACTTACCTCAATGAAACACATAGAAAAAGAAGTACAAAAAATTGCAGCTATAACTGTTGGGCAAGCTATGACTGTTAATCCGGTAACAGTAAAACCTGACACAAGCATCGAGGTTGTTGCGGCTTTGATGGTTGATAATAATTTCCATACGCTTCCGGTTATAGATGATGGTAAGCTTATAGGAATAGTTGGAAAGGAAGATGTTTTAAGAACTATTATTCCGAAAAACGGAATTTAA
- a CDS encoding YdcF family protein gives MMFLLKKIAGLLLSPLTVCISFLVLGLLLLLIKKKEKIGKFIIMAGVISMIFMSFNVLPDKILGNLERKYKPLLNMNSISEIRWVVVLGGGCSADSTLPVISRLSHHSLFRLVEGISIHNKIPKSKIIFSGGSAFDSVPESKVMANAALELGVDSNKIILESESLDTESQALFIKKIIGDDKFILVTSAFHMQRSMAIFQKAGMNPIPAPVGHLVKKAERINPFMYFPDSTEIKKLDLAVHEYLGLLWLKIRGDI, from the coding sequence ATGATGTTTTTATTAAAAAAAATCGCAGGATTATTGCTTTCTCCTTTGACTGTATGCATCTCTTTTCTCGTTTTGGGTTTATTATTACTTCTTATTAAAAAAAAAGAAAAAATTGGCAAATTTATTATTATGGCTGGTGTTATATCTATGATATTTATGAGTTTTAATGTACTACCTGATAAAATATTGGGTAATTTAGAACGCAAATATAAACCTCTTTTAAATATGAATTCCATATCTGAGATAAGGTGGGTAGTTGTGCTTGGTGGAGGATGTTCGGCAGATTCCACGCTGCCGGTAATCAGCAGGTTATCCCATCATTCTTTATTCAGGCTCGTTGAAGGAATTTCAATTCACAATAAAATACCAAAAAGCAAAATAATATTTTCAGGAGGGAGCGCTTTCGATTCTGTTCCGGAATCGAAAGTTATGGCTAATGCGGCTCTTGAGCTTGGTGTAGATAGTAATAAGATAATTCTGGAATCGGAAAGCTTGGATACTGAAAGTCAGGCTTTATTTATAAAAAAAATTATTGGGGATGATAAATTTATTTTAGTTACATCAGCTTTTCATATGCAACGGTCTATGGCTATTTTCCAGAAAGCGGGAATGAATCCGATACCTGCACCTGTAGGCCACCTTGTTAAAAAAGCAGAAAGGATAAATCCTTTTATGTATTTTCCGGATTCAACTGAAATTAAAAAACTGGATCTTGCTGTTCACGAATATCTTGGATTATTATGGTTGAAAATAAGAGGGGATATATAA
- a CDS encoding polysaccharide biosynthesis protein, which produces MKFRHLYVNFFIITAIDIILITASFYGAHLIRFEFSIPPNYIASFYAIFSAVIITKILLFYAFGLYRGMWRYTGIKDLLNIIKATTISTLAIVTLILFTTRFEGFSRSVFIIDWCFTVFLITGYRLAIRLYYEHLSFDHSCFTTLYNLLNPFSKSLLNKKRILIIGAGDCGEKICKEINNNYKLKQKVVGFLDDDPEKIGKKIHGLPVLNTIEKIGKIFIKAKADEALIAIPSANSKQIRKIVDICNNKNIKFKTIPGYSELIDGRVTVNTIREVSYCDLLGRDVIKLDTDKIGEYLKGKTVLVTGAGGSIGSELCRQICRFKPDTIILYERAESPLYEIDLDIKHKFSDIKCVTLLADVRDTVHLEKTFVKYTPEVVFHAAAYKHVPMLEMQPWKAIENNVQGTLNLINVSRKHHVKRFVFVSTDKAVRPSNVMGASKRVAEMLIQSQHGNKLFPTQFITVRFGNVIGSVGSVIPLFKKQIARGGPVTVTHKDVTRYFMTIPEACQLILQAGAMGNGGEIFLLDMGIPIKIDNMARDLIKLSGFVPDEDIEIEYVGLRPGEKLYEELITEGENVIPTSHKKIMALKGVDCNINMLNGNIEKLSRLSEEQDYANIKKTLKIIVPEYIPSNFN; this is translated from the coding sequence ATGAAATTCAGGCATCTTTATGTCAATTTTTTTATAATTACTGCAATTGATATTATTCTGATAACTGCTTCATTTTATGGCGCACATCTTATTCGCTTTGAATTTTCTATTCCTCCAAACTATATTGCTTCTTTCTATGCAATTTTTTCTGCTGTAATCATTACAAAAATACTCTTATTCTATGCTTTTGGTCTCTATCGTGGTATGTGGCGATACACAGGCATTAAAGATCTTCTTAATATAATAAAAGCTACAACTATAAGCACCCTTGCAATAGTTACTCTTATTCTCTTTACAACAAGATTTGAAGGTTTTTCCAGGTCGGTTTTTATTATTGATTGGTGTTTTACTGTTTTCCTGATTACCGGATATCGTTTGGCAATACGACTGTATTACGAACATTTAAGTTTTGATCATTCATGCTTTACAACCTTATATAATTTACTCAACCCTTTTAGCAAAAGTTTACTGAATAAGAAAAGAATACTTATCATCGGGGCAGGAGATTGCGGTGAGAAAATCTGTAAGGAAATTAATAACAATTATAAATTAAAACAAAAAGTGGTAGGCTTTTTAGATGATGACCCTGAAAAAATAGGGAAAAAAATACACGGTCTTCCTGTTCTTAATACCATTGAAAAAATCGGAAAGATATTTATAAAAGCCAAGGCTGATGAGGCGCTTATTGCTATTCCTTCTGCAAACTCAAAACAAATTCGAAAGATAGTAGATATATGTAACAACAAAAACATAAAATTTAAGACCATTCCCGGGTATAGTGAGTTAATTGATGGCAGGGTAACTGTAAATACAATTCGCGAAGTGTCTTACTGTGACCTTCTAGGGCGTGATGTAATTAAATTGGATACTGATAAAATCGGCGAATATTTAAAAGGGAAAACAGTGCTTGTTACAGGAGCAGGCGGATCTATTGGTTCTGAACTTTGCAGGCAGATATGCAGGTTTAAACCGGATACTATTATTCTTTATGAAAGAGCTGAGAGCCCTTTATATGAAATAGATCTTGATATTAAGCATAAGTTTTCTGACATAAAATGTGTTACACTTCTTGCAGATGTCAGGGACACTGTTCATCTTGAAAAAACTTTTGTAAAATATACCCCTGAAGTAGTTTTTCATGCTGCAGCTTATAAACATGTACCAATGCTGGAAATGCAGCCATGGAAAGCAATCGAAAACAATGTTCAGGGAACGCTTAATCTTATTAATGTTTCGAGAAAGCATCATGTAAAACGTTTTGTCTTTGTCTCAACAGATAAAGCAGTACGTCCGTCAAATGTTATGGGTGCTTCAAAGCGCGTTGCGGAAATGCTCATACAAAGCCAGCACGGGAACAAACTCTTTCCAACTCAGTTTATAACAGTACGTTTCGGCAACGTTATTGGCAGTGTAGGCAGTGTGATCCCATTGTTTAAAAAACAAATTGCAAGGGGCGGGCCGGTTACGGTTACTCATAAGGATGTGACAAGGTATTTTATGACTATTCCTGAAGCATGTCAGCTGATTCTTCAGGCAGGCGCTATGGGAAATGGGGGGGAAATTTTTCTGCTTGATATGGGTATTCCGATTAAAATAGACAATATGGCAAGAGATCTTATAAAACTTTCAGGTTTCGTACCGGATGAAGATATTGAAATTGAATATGTAGGATTAAGACCTGGAGAAAAACTCTATGAAGAACTTATTACAGAGGGCGAAAACGTAATTCCGACAAGCCATAAAAAAATAATGGCATTAAAAGGAGTAGATTGTAATATTAATATGCTAAATGGAAATATAGAAAAATTATCTAGGCTTTCAGAAGAACAGGATTATGCAAATATTAAAAAAACTCTGAAAATAATTGTACCGGAATATATTCCTTCAAATTTCAATTAA